The Candidatus Saccharimonadales bacterium genome includes a region encoding these proteins:
- a CDS encoding ROK family protein encodes MYVGIDIGGSKILAASLDDNGVILQKVRIPTPKQYDDFLVELKKAVKDFGDHDFHGAGVAVPGRIDRKHGIGRVFGNLPWRDVPIQHDIEKILHCPVVLEHDPSLAALSEAMLIKHIDKVLYVTISTGIGAGLVVGGKIDANFAGSEAGQMIIEHQDKLVSWESFAAGSAVVRRYGKFAQDIPVRDTATWHAIARDISRGLIELIALTEPDIIVIGGSVGIYFDRYQKFLVAELDKFASPLVPIPPIKSAERPDEAVLYGCYDLAKSLYHPEIHHRIPRAV; translated from the coding sequence ATGTATGTAGGCATCGATATTGGGGGTAGTAAAATATTGGCGGCGAGCCTAGATGACAATGGTGTCATTCTGCAAAAAGTACGCATCCCCACCCCCAAGCAGTACGATGATTTCCTGGTTGAGCTGAAAAAAGCCGTCAAAGATTTTGGCGACCATGACTTTCATGGAGCCGGCGTCGCCGTACCAGGCCGTATCGACCGCAAGCATGGTATCGGACGGGTATTTGGCAATCTTCCCTGGCGCGATGTACCGATTCAGCATGATATTGAAAAGATCCTACACTGCCCCGTCGTCCTCGAGCACGATCCGAGCCTGGCAGCCCTATCGGAGGCAATGCTCATCAAGCATATCGACAAAGTCTTGTACGTAACAATTAGCACCGGTATCGGCGCAGGTCTAGTTGTCGGCGGCAAAATCGATGCTAATTTTGCTGGCAGCGAAGCCGGTCAAATGATTATTGAACATCAGGACAAGCTGGTCAGCTGGGAGTCATTTGCTGCCGGCAGTGCCGTTGTTCGCCGCTACGGTAAATTTGCGCAGGACATCCCGGTTCGTGATACGGCAACATGGCATGCTATCGCCCGCGATATTTCCCGCGGCCTGATCGAGCTGATCGCACTTACCGAACCAGATATCATTGTCATCGGAGGTAGCGTCGGTATCTACTTTGACCGTTATCAGAAATTCCTCGTAGCCGAACTGGACAAGTTTGCCAGCCCGCTCGTGCCGATACCACCGATCAAATCAGCTGAACGGCCGGACGAAGCCGTCCTGTACGGCTGTTATGATCTGGCTAAATCACTGTATCACCCGGAAATTCATCACCGCATACCGAGGGCTGTCTAA
- a CDS encoding S1 RNA-binding domain-containing protein: MPTTTTADTDAPAETASKNNAPMSMDELLAASELKQLEAGDVVEGTITSVKKHEMWIDLGARGVGVVMRREIGHGQPLEVGSSITVSVIDPEMDEGYSLLSMKRAAKDRGWDELQRVFDDGDVVEIVPYDANRGGLLVELEGIRGFLPVSQLAAGHYPRVSGADKDEILQKLNALVNQTLRVRILDVSRKDNKLIFSEKEAVKGDMQARLTSLKVGDAVEGVVTGVIDFGAFINVDGIEGLIHISEISWERVDDPRNYVKVGDTVKAKIIAIDKDRLSLSLKQMSDDPWLSEVKTFNKGDVVEGKITRITPFGAFVQISPSVEALVHVSEMGGEDGVDPEKIFQLNEKKQFKVLDIDAENRKIALSLKDAK, translated from the coding sequence ATGCCAACAACAACTACAGCGGATACTGACGCTCCAGCCGAAACGGCCAGTAAAAATAATGCTCCTATGAGTATGGATGAATTACTCGCGGCAAGCGAGCTCAAGCAGCTCGAAGCCGGTGATGTCGTCGAAGGGACTATCACTTCGGTCAAGAAACACGAAATGTGGATAGATCTCGGCGCCCGTGGCGTCGGAGTTGTCATGCGCCGCGAAATCGGTCATGGCCAGCCACTCGAAGTCGGGTCAAGTATTACAGTCAGCGTTATCGACCCTGAAATGGACGAGGGCTACTCGCTGCTCAGCATGAAGCGGGCTGCCAAGGACCGCGGCTGGGACGAGCTGCAGCGCGTCTTCGATGACGGTGACGTTGTCGAGATCGTACCTTATGACGCAAACCGTGGAGGACTGCTTGTCGAACTGGAAGGTATCCGAGGTTTCCTGCCTGTCTCACAGCTGGCTGCCGGCCATTACCCACGGGTATCCGGTGCGGACAAGGACGAAATATTGCAGAAGCTCAATGCACTCGTCAATCAGACACTGCGCGTCCGCATTCTCGATGTTAGTCGCAAAGACAACAAGCTTATTTTCTCAGAAAAAGAAGCTGTTAAGGGTGATATGCAGGCCCGCTTAACCAGCCTCAAAGTTGGTGATGCGGTCGAAGGCGTCGTCACTGGTGTGATCGACTTTGGTGCTTTCATCAACGTCGATGGTATCGAAGGTCTCATTCACATTTCCGAGATTTCTTGGGAACGAGTCGATGATCCTCGCAATTACGTCAAAGTCGGCGACACCGTCAAGGCAAAGATTATTGCTATCGACAAAGATCGTCTGAGCCTCAGTCTCAAGCAGATGAGCGACGATCCATGGCTATCTGAAGTCAAAACCTTCAATAAGGGCGATGTCGTCGAGGGTAAGATTACCCGCATTACGCCATTCGGTGCATTCGTACAGATTAGTCCTTCAGTAGAAGCACTAGTCCACGTCTCCGAAATGGGCGGTGAAGACGGCGTTGATCCTGAAAAGATTTTCCAGCTCAACGAAAAGAAGCAATTCAAGGTTCTCGACATTGATGCTGAGAACCGCAAAATCGCGCTCAGTCTTAAAGACGCAAAATAG
- a CDS encoding KGG domain-containing protein yields MAGTKAGGEAAAKTNKKKYGADFYAKIGAKGGRLGRTGGFAANRELARAAGAKGGRISRRTKKTEA; encoded by the coding sequence ATGGCTGGAACAAAAGCTGGCGGCGAAGCTGCTGCCAAGACGAACAAGAAAAAGTATGGTGCTGATTTTTACGCAAAAATCGGTGCTAAGGGTGGCCGCTTAGGCCGCACTGGTGGATTTGCTGCTAACCGCGAGCTTGCTCGTGCTGCTGGCGCTAAAGGTGGCCGTATTAGCCGCCGCACCAAAAAAACTGAAGCCTAA
- a CDS encoding IPT/TIG domain-containing protein, which produces MIDKKQMQNINSFLQKRVVQRFSVVAVALVVVGSVAYFGANNSNSSQAAGVGTLSVTPATGTFTTGSNVSVTISEDSGTDPVNSVQASLRYDATKLQYVSMTEGTAFSTIAATSTATAGTIRVGRATAAGSSVTGNNAVVTVTFRVLGNTGTTALNFDPAFSFIVRSTDSVNILTSSTTATYAMKLPTPAISAVSPASGSIAGGTALTITGSNFVSGATVSVGGAAATAVTFVSATSITATAPAHAAGVVTVAVTNPDGQVASRASGFTYFGPAPTITTVTPTSGLPTGGTSVTIAGTNFVAGASVKFGGLNATNVIVTATSITATTPARAAGTADVVVTNPDGQSATKLAGYTYRLPAPTVTSVSPTRGLVNGGTVVTITGTNFVSGATVMVGNAAATTVTFVSATSIRATTSAQPAGVVTVAVTNPDGQRASLASGYTYVNSAPTISGVSPTSGAIGGGTTVTVTGTNFTSGATVKFGAAVSSSVTFVSATTLTVLAPAGVAGPSQVVVTNPDGQSTAGTAPVFTYLSNPGDANNDGRVNAIDLSIILSRDAQNYPPADFNGDGTVGSADMAILLGRWTW; this is translated from the coding sequence ATGATAGACAAAAAACAAATGCAAAATATAAACAGTTTTTTACAAAAGCGGGTGGTACAGCGTTTTAGTGTGGTCGCTGTCGCCCTTGTGGTAGTCGGTTCAGTGGCCTACTTCGGTGCCAATAATAGTAATTCAAGTCAAGCTGCTGGTGTAGGTACACTTTCCGTAACGCCAGCTACCGGCACCTTTACGACCGGCTCAAACGTTAGCGTAACCATCTCTGAAGATAGTGGTACTGACCCGGTTAACTCCGTGCAGGCTTCACTGCGTTATGACGCAACGAAACTACAATATGTCAGCATGACTGAAGGCACGGCGTTTTCAACGATTGCAGCCACTAGCACTGCTACGGCTGGAACAATCCGGGTTGGACGTGCAACAGCGGCTGGCAGCTCGGTAACTGGCAATAATGCAGTCGTAACGGTTACCTTCAGGGTACTTGGTAATACCGGTACCACGGCTTTGAACTTTGATCCGGCCTTCTCATTCATTGTTCGGAGCACGGATAGCGTCAATATACTGACCTCCAGCACCACTGCAACGTATGCTATGAAACTACCGACACCAGCCATCTCTGCAGTTAGCCCAGCCAGTGGCTCGATCGCAGGCGGTACGGCACTTACTATTACTGGCTCAAACTTCGTCAGTGGTGCTACCGTATCCGTCGGCGGAGCTGCAGCAACGGCAGTAACTTTCGTCAGCGCAACAAGTATCACTGCAACTGCACCAGCTCATGCTGCGGGCGTGGTCACTGTAGCTGTTACTAATCCCGACGGTCAAGTTGCGTCACGGGCTTCTGGCTTTACCTACTTCGGACCGGCACCAACTATTACAACGGTGACACCGACCAGCGGTTTGCCAACTGGTGGGACTAGCGTCACTATTGCGGGTACAAACTTTGTAGCCGGCGCCTCAGTCAAATTTGGTGGTCTGAATGCAACCAACGTTATCGTAACTGCAACGAGTATTACTGCAACTACGCCAGCCCGCGCTGCTGGAACTGCTGATGTAGTTGTCACCAACCCTGACGGTCAGTCAGCTACCAAACTTGCAGGCTATACCTACAGGCTGCCAGCCCCAACTGTTACGTCTGTTAGCCCGACACGGGGTCTTGTAAATGGTGGTACCGTCGTTACAATCACTGGTACTAACTTCGTCAGCGGTGCGACTGTCATGGTCGGTAACGCTGCCGCAACGACCGTTACCTTCGTCAGCGCAACATCAATACGGGCTACCACGAGCGCTCAGCCAGCTGGTGTCGTCACCGTAGCCGTTACAAACCCAGATGGCCAGAGAGCAAGCCTGGCTTCCGGCTACACATATGTAAACTCAGCACCAACCATTTCAGGGGTCAGCCCAACCTCCGGTGCTATCGGTGGCGGTACTACGGTCACTGTTACCGGTACGAACTTCACAAGCGGTGCCACGGTTAAATTCGGCGCAGCAGTTTCTAGCAGTGTTACCTTCGTATCGGCAACGACACTAACAGTCCTCGCTCCGGCTGGAGTTGCTGGACCAAGCCAGGTTGTTGTCACCAACCCTGACGGTCAGTCAACGGCAGGTACTGCGCCAGTCTTCACTTATCTGTCAAATCCCGGTGACGCCAACAACGACGGCCGCGTCAATGCCATCGACTTGTCGATCATTCTGTCCCGCGATGCCCAGAACTATCCGCCAGCTGATTTCAACGGCGACGGTACGGTTGGCTCAGCTGACATGGCAATATTACTTGGTCGCTGGACCTGGTAA